One region of Dokdonia sp. 4H-3-7-5 genomic DNA includes:
- a CDS encoding carbohydrate kinase family protein, producing the protein MPNNPLKIACYGEILWDTFPDKKHLGGAPLNVALRLHSFGVDVAMISTLGNDALGKEALAEIKELGLKTKYIQRNDKPTGQVTVTLDKKGVASYEIGDNAAWDNIAWTEDNVAAVTNADALIIGSLVFRESVNLDTLLLDAEEEITPPVNLEAIEVLIERSKFTVFDLNLRAPHYDLEVVVGLMEAADMIKLNDEELELVVLAMGIEAETLEDELKMLSAMTETPTVCVTLGAEGAMLLHKGGIHTQIGFKTKVADTVGAGDSFLATLVFGLLSGETADDALEVACAMGSLVAGKPGANPTVHNDEVNDLLDDI; encoded by the coding sequence ATGCCAAATAATCCACTTAAAATTGCCTGTTATGGCGAAATCCTCTGGGATACATTTCCAGACAAAAAACATCTAGGTGGCGCTCCACTCAATGTGGCGTTGCGCTTACACTCTTTTGGAGTAGATGTAGCTATGATTTCCACCCTAGGTAATGATGCTTTAGGCAAAGAAGCACTTGCCGAAATTAAAGAGCTTGGGCTAAAAACCAAATATATTCAACGCAATGATAAGCCTACGGGTCAAGTAACCGTTACTCTTGATAAGAAAGGTGTTGCTTCTTACGAAATAGGAGACAATGCTGCTTGGGATAACATTGCATGGACAGAAGATAATGTAGCAGCAGTTACAAATGCAGACGCCTTGATTATAGGGAGTCTCGTTTTTCGCGAAAGCGTAAATCTTGACACTCTGCTACTTGACGCAGAAGAAGAAATTACACCTCCTGTAAATCTTGAAGCAATAGAAGTACTTATAGAACGATCTAAGTTTACGGTTTTTGACTTAAATCTTCGTGCTCCCCATTACGATCTTGAAGTGGTAGTAGGGCTAATGGAAGCGGCAGATATGATAAAGCTCAACGATGAAGAGCTAGAGCTTGTTGTGCTAGCAATGGGTATAGAAGCCGAGACGCTCGAGGATGAGCTTAAAATGCTTAGTGCAATGACAGAGACTCCTACCGTTTGCGTTACGTTAGGTGCAGAGGGAGCGATGTTATTACATAAAGGTGGCATTCACACTCAAATAGGTTTTAAAACTAAAGTGGCAGACACCGTAGGCGCTGGAGATAGTTTTCTAGCAACCTTAGTCTTTGGTTTATTATCTGGAGAAACGGCAGATGATGCACTTGAGGTAGCTTGTGCTATGGGCAGCTTAGTAGCTGGTAAACCTGGTGCAAATCCAACAGTGCATAATGATGAAGTAAATGATCTACTTGATGATATTTAG
- a CDS encoding sugar porter family MFS transporter, whose amino-acid sequence MKEITKWSITVALAGFLFGFDTVVISGANSPIKELWNLSPFMHGTFIMSMALWGTVVGSLLGGFPTKILGRKKTLFWIGILFFVSALGCALTQDPYTFSAFRFIGGIGVGVSSVAAPIYITEISSESNRGKLGGLYQFWLVFGILIAFVSNWLLKGVDGANDWRWMLGVEAIPALIYTLMVMKVPNSPRWLVLQKKDDAAAMLVLQKIYNGAASAQQRLEEIKLDLQQKTSSENLFQKKYSRILWLGFLIAFFNQLSGINFVLYYAPQILEQAGLGGAESLFNSISIGIVNLIFTFIGVRLLDKLGRKQLIIIGSIGYIISLVMVGICFQMELSATLLLIFICTFVASHAIGQGAVIWVFLSEIYPNRVRAYGQSWGTSTHWVFAAIITLVTPYFIDDKEGIMRDHLWNIYYFFAGMMVLQLIWAITYMPETKGRTLEELEKDLVDHAK is encoded by the coding sequence ATGAAAGAGATTACAAAATGGAGTATTACCGTAGCCCTTGCCGGCTTTTTATTTGGCTTTGATACCGTTGTTATAAGTGGTGCAAACTCCCCTATTAAAGAACTGTGGAACCTATCTCCATTTATGCATGGTACTTTTATCATGAGCATGGCTTTATGGGGAACGGTAGTAGGTTCTTTACTAGGTGGTTTTCCCACCAAAATATTAGGACGTAAAAAAACGCTATTCTGGATTGGTATTTTATTTTTTGTCTCTGCCTTAGGGTGTGCACTTACTCAAGACCCTTATACCTTTTCTGCCTTTCGATTTATAGGAGGCATAGGTGTAGGAGTATCCTCTGTAGCGGCTCCTATTTATATTACAGAAATAAGCTCGGAGTCTAACCGTGGTAAGCTGGGAGGATTATACCAATTTTGGTTAGTTTTTGGTATTCTCATAGCCTTTGTATCAAACTGGTTACTCAAAGGTGTAGATGGTGCAAACGACTGGAGATGGATGCTAGGCGTAGAAGCAATACCTGCGCTTATTTATACGCTTATGGTAATGAAAGTTCCTAACAGTCCGCGATGGTTAGTTTTACAAAAGAAAGACGATGCAGCAGCGATGCTCGTGCTGCAAAAAATATATAATGGAGCCGCTTCTGCACAACAACGACTTGAGGAAATTAAGCTAGACTTACAACAAAAAACAAGTTCAGAAAATCTATTTCAAAAAAAGTACTCACGTATTTTATGGTTAGGATTTCTCATTGCATTTTTTAATCAGTTATCTGGAATCAACTTTGTGCTATACTACGCACCTCAAATTCTAGAACAAGCGGGGCTAGGAGGAGCCGAGTCACTCTTCAATTCCATCTCTATAGGAATTGTAAATCTTATATTCACTTTTATAGGAGTGCGTTTACTGGATAAATTAGGAAGAAAACAACTTATTATTATAGGTTCCATAGGCTACATTATAAGCCTAGTTATGGTAGGTATATGTTTCCAGATGGAGCTAAGCGCTACATTGTTACTTATATTTATCTGCACATTTGTTGCATCACACGCCATAGGTCAAGGAGCTGTAATATGGGTATTTCTCTCAGAAATATACCCAAATCGCGTGCGAGCCTATGGACAATCATGGGGAACAAGTACCCATTGGGTATTTGCTGCTATCATCACACTCGTGACACCATATTTTATAGATGATAAAGAAGGGATCATGAGGGACCATCTTTGGAATATTTATTATTTCTTTGCAGGGATGATGGTACTCCAATTGATATGGGCAATTACATATATGCCAGAAACAAAAGGACGCACCCTTGAAGAACTAGAAAAAGACCTTGTAGACCATGCCAAATAA
- a CDS encoding glycoside hydrolase family 32 protein has translation MKQLLIILALFTLIGCKEKTIPVDEVAVVEDRFRENYRPQYHFTPPTMWMNDPNGLLYHNGTYHLFYQHYPEDIVWGPMHWGHATSKDLISWEHKPIALYPDELGLIFSGSAVMDIHNTSGLGTKDNPPMVAIFTYHLMEGEKAGRKDFQTQGIAYSLDEGETWKKYSGNPVIGNEGNIKDFRDPKVMWHDDTQKWVMSLVAGDHAKFYSSPNLKDWTLMSEFGKNIGAHGGVWECPDLFPLEVEGSDETKWVLIISINPGAPNGGSGTQYFIGDFDGTTFTTNQKEIKWLDYGTDNYAGVTFNGLPDTDRTFIGWMSNWNYARDTPTEAWRSAMTLSRKLTLHKNSSNGFYLKNYPVASIDEYSYDTVEHDTMKNGMSLSSKNYNEQRLYFKIPGNLDDFELNFSNVNKESLKLSYDSSKSQFILDRTDSGITDFETSFGEKPHIAPAIIDNKEDVDFTIIMDASSIEIFIDGGSTVFTDQIFPTTPFTALTFTSEDATIANLKVSKIKRIWK, from the coding sequence ATGAAGCAGCTTCTTATCATTCTTGCACTTTTTACTCTTATAGGTTGTAAAGAAAAAACAATACCTGTAGATGAAGTGGCAGTGGTAGAAGACCGCTTTCGCGAAAATTATCGCCCTCAATATCACTTTACTCCACCCACAATGTGGATGAATGACCCCAACGGGCTTTTATACCACAACGGCACTTATCACTTATTTTATCAGCATTACCCAGAAGACATTGTCTGGGGACCTATGCACTGGGGTCACGCCACCTCAAAAGATCTTATCTCTTGGGAGCACAAACCCATTGCCTTGTATCCAGACGAGCTAGGTCTTATCTTTTCTGGTAGCGCTGTGATGGATATACATAACACCTCTGGCTTAGGTACAAAAGATAATCCTCCTATGGTTGCTATTTTTACCTATCACCTTATGGAGGGTGAAAAAGCAGGACGCAAAGATTTTCAAACTCAGGGTATTGCTTATAGTCTAGATGAAGGTGAGACCTGGAAAAAATATAGTGGCAATCCCGTTATAGGTAATGAAGGAAACATCAAAGACTTTAGAGATCCTAAGGTAATGTGGCACGATGACACTCAGAAGTGGGTAATGTCACTTGTCGCTGGCGATCACGCAAAATTTTATAGTAGCCCAAATCTTAAGGACTGGACGCTTATGAGTGAGTTTGGAAAAAACATAGGAGCTCACGGCGGCGTCTGGGAGTGTCCAGATTTGTTTCCGCTTGAGGTTGAGGGAAGCGATGAGACTAAGTGGGTTTTAATTATAAGTATTAATCCTGGTGCTCCTAACGGAGGTTCTGGAACACAGTATTTTATAGGTGATTTTGATGGCACCACATTTACTACCAACCAAAAAGAAATAAAATGGCTAGACTACGGTACAGATAACTATGCAGGCGTCACCTTTAATGGCCTGCCAGATACAGATCGTACGTTTATAGGCTGGATGAGTAACTGGAACTATGCCCGTGACACTCCTACAGAAGCGTGGCGCAGTGCAATGACGCTTTCGCGAAAGCTTACGCTGCATAAAAACAGCTCTAATGGGTTTTATTTGAAAAACTATCCTGTAGCTTCAATAGATGAATATAGTTATGACACGGTAGAACACGACACTATGAAAAATGGAATGTCTCTATCTAGTAAAAATTATAATGAGCAACGACTATATTTTAAAATACCAGGTAATCTAGATGACTTTGAACTCAACTTTTCAAATGTTAACAAGGAATCTCTTAAGCTAAGTTATGATAGCAGTAAGTCTCAATTTATATTAGATCGCACTGATTCTGGCATTACAGACTTTGAGACTTCTTTTGGAGAAAAGCCACACATAGCACCAGCTATAATTGACAATAAGGAAGATGTAGATTTCACAATAATTATGGATGCCTCCTCTATAGAAATATTTATAGATGGTGGAAGTACTGTGTTTACAGATCAAATTTTTCCTACCACGCCATTTACTGCACTCACATTTACAAGTGAGGATGCTACAATCGCAAATTTAAAAGTGAGTAAAATAAAACGAATCTGGAAGTAG
- a CDS encoding LacI family DNA-binding transcriptional regulator, with translation MKRKLTLKLIAKELDVSISTVSKALRDSAEISEDTRQKIKAFAKLYNYKPNNIALSLKNRKTRTIGIIIPQIVHHFFTTVIRGVEQMAREHNYNVIITLSNNDFDKEVLNMELLANGSTDGFILSLSKETMQKDDFRHLTEAIDQGMPVVMFDRIVDEIPCDKVLIDDREGAKLGVNHLIRTGCKKIAIITTDDYITVGKLRTKGYIEALESAGIKIDTDLILKLDAIDDLNDKTMARIKHFLKGKDIDGVFTINEIFAVTAAKYIMEAGKSIPNDVGIVSFSDGELSKHFVPSLTTVSQHGEQMGRKAAELLINKLERPEEEIEEYTTAYIETSLVERESTKRIK, from the coding sequence ATGAAAAGAAAACTCACCTTAAAATTAATTGCCAAAGAACTTGATGTTTCTATCTCTACTGTCTCAAAAGCACTGCGTGATAGTGCAGAGATAAGTGAAGACACACGCCAGAAGATTAAAGCCTTTGCAAAGCTGTATAATTATAAGCCTAATAATATCGCGTTAAGTCTTAAAAACAGGAAGACACGCACTATCGGGATTATTATACCGCAAATAGTACATCACTTTTTTACCACTGTAATACGTGGAGTTGAGCAAATGGCGAGAGAGCACAATTACAATGTGATTATTACCCTTTCTAATAATGATTTTGATAAAGAGGTCCTTAATATGGAGCTACTCGCAAATGGTAGTACAGATGGATTTATCCTATCCTTATCTAAGGAAACAATGCAAAAGGATGATTTTAGACATCTTACAGAAGCAATAGATCAAGGAATGCCTGTAGTGATGTTTGACCGTATAGTAGATGAAATACCATGTGATAAGGTACTCATAGACGACAGGGAAGGGGCAAAATTAGGTGTGAATCATCTTATTAGAACAGGATGTAAAAAGATTGCAATCATCACTACAGATGACTATATAACAGTAGGAAAACTAAGAACCAAAGGCTATATAGAAGCGCTTGAGTCTGCTGGAATAAAAATAGATACAGACCTTATTTTAAAATTAGACGCAATAGATGATCTTAATGATAAGACTATGGCGCGCATCAAGCATTTCTTAAAAGGAAAAGATATAGATGGCGTGTTTACCATAAACGAGATATTTGCAGTAACTGCTGCCAAATATATCATGGAGGCAGGTAAATCAATACCTAATGACGTTGGTATTGTGAGCTTCTCAGATGGTGAGTTGTCTAAGCACTTTGTACCTAGCTTGACTACGGTAAGTCAGCATGGAGAGCAAATGGGACGCAAGGCAGCAGAGCTTCTTATCAATAAATTAGAACGTCCAGAAGAGGAAATAGAGGAATACACAACGGCTTATATAGAAACGAGTCTTGTAGAACGAGAAAGTACGAAGCGAATTAAATAG
- a CDS encoding dipeptidase, which translates to MKNAKDYITEHKDRFLNELIELLKLPSVSADPAFAKATNETAETVAQSLRDAGCDTVEICETPGYPIVYADKIIDKNLPTVLVYGHYDVQPADPIELWDSPPFEPAIKKTDKHPDGAIFARGACDDKGQMYMHVKALEYMVANDRLPCNVKFMIEGEEEVGSANLAWYVERNQEKLANDVILISDTGMIANDIPSITTGLRGLSYVEVEVTGPNRDLHSGLYGGAVANPINVLSKMIASLHDENNHITVKGFYDKVEELSQLERDKMAEAPFSLENYKKALDIDAVYGEKGYTTNERNSIRPTLDVNGIWGGYTGEGAKTVIASKAYAKISMRLVPNQDWQEITELFKTHFEGIAPAGVNVKVTPHHGGQGYVTPIDNVAYQAAEKAYEQTFGKTPIPQRSGGSIPIVALFEKELKSKTILMGFGLDSDAIHSPNEHFGVWNYLKGIETIPYFYQYFTEMHG; encoded by the coding sequence ATGAAAAATGCTAAGGATTACATAACAGAACATAAGGATCGATTTTTAAATGAACTTATTGAGTTATTAAAATTACCAAGTGTAAGCGCAGACCCTGCTTTTGCAAAGGCTACAAATGAAACTGCCGAAACTGTAGCTCAGAGTTTACGAGATGCAGGATGTGATACTGTAGAGATATGTGAGACTCCTGGATATCCAATTGTGTATGCAGATAAGATTATAGATAAAAACTTACCTACAGTGCTTGTATATGGTCACTATGATGTACAACCTGCAGATCCTATAGAACTATGGGACTCACCACCATTTGAGCCTGCGATTAAAAAAACAGATAAACATCCAGACGGTGCCATCTTTGCACGTGGGGCTTGTGATGACAAGGGACAAATGTATATGCACGTAAAAGCGCTTGAGTATATGGTTGCAAATGATAGACTTCCTTGTAATGTGAAGTTTATGATAGAAGGTGAAGAAGAAGTAGGAAGCGCAAATCTCGCTTGGTACGTAGAGCGTAACCAAGAAAAACTTGCAAATGATGTCATTCTTATCTCAGATACAGGAATGATTGCAAATGATATTCCATCTATAACTACAGGACTTCGCGGTTTAAGCTATGTAGAAGTAGAAGTTACAGGACCTAATCGTGACCTTCACTCTGGTCTTTATGGTGGTGCTGTAGCAAACCCTATTAATGTCTTATCAAAAATGATTGCTTCACTACATGATGAGAATAATCACATCACTGTAAAAGGTTTTTACGACAAGGTGGAAGAACTTAGTCAACTAGAACGAGATAAAATGGCGGAGGCTCCATTCTCTCTTGAAAATTATAAAAAAGCGCTAGATATAGATGCTGTTTATGGAGAAAAAGGATACACTACAAATGAACGTAACTCTATACGCCCTACCCTTGATGTTAATGGCATTTGGGGTGGTTATACTGGTGAGGGAGCAAAAACAGTAATCGCCAGTAAAGCCTATGCAAAAATATCTATGCGTTTAGTTCCTAACCAAGACTGGCAAGAAATTACAGAACTATTTAAAACGCATTTTGAAGGTATTGCTCCAGCAGGAGTAAATGTTAAGGTAACACCGCATCACGGAGGTCAAGGTTATGTAACACCTATAGATAATGTGGCTTACCAAGCCGCCGAAAAGGCGTATGAGCAAACCTTTGGAAAAACACCTATCCCGCAACGTAGTGGAGGTAGTATTCCTATTGTGGCGCTTTTTGAGAAAGAGCTTAAAAGTAAAACTATCCTTATGGGCTTTGGTCTCGACAGTGATGCGATACACTCACCAAACGAGCATTTTGGTGTATGGAATTACTTAAAAGGAATAGAAACCATCCCTTATTTCTACCAGTATTTTACAGAGATGCATGGGTAG
- the pgmB gene encoding beta-phosphoglucomutase, whose translation MKKKAFLFDLDGVIVDTAKFHYLAWRNLAKEMNFDFTEEQNELFKGVSRVQSLEILLDLASYEATQEQKERWLIQKNEEYLKYIEAMDDSEILPDVVRVLNFLHEKNQGVALGSASKNARPILTKLNLIQKFEAIVDGNDVTAAKPDPEVFLKGGEALKIERTDCIVFEDSIAGVQAANAAGMVSIGIGEKDVLHEADYVFADFKEMSEAFLASLIEA comes from the coding sequence TTGAAAAAAAAAGCATTTTTATTTGACCTAGATGGCGTAATAGTAGATACAGCAAAATTTCATTACCTGGCATGGCGCAATCTCGCTAAGGAAATGAACTTTGATTTTACAGAAGAACAGAACGAACTTTTTAAAGGAGTTAGCCGTGTACAATCGCTTGAAATTCTGCTAGATCTGGCATCTTATGAAGCTACGCAAGAACAAAAAGAACGCTGGCTTATACAGAAGAATGAAGAATACCTCAAATATATAGAGGCAATGGATGATAGTGAGATTCTTCCAGATGTAGTACGTGTACTAAACTTTTTACACGAAAAGAATCAAGGTGTCGCTCTTGGTAGTGCTAGTAAAAACGCTAGGCCCATTTTAACAAAGCTTAATCTCATACAGAAATTTGAAGCTATAGTAGATGGTAATGATGTGACGGCTGCAAAGCCAGATCCAGAAGTATTTTTAAAAGGAGGAGAAGCTTTAAAAATAGAACGTACAGATTGTATTGTTTTTGAAGATTCTATTGCGGGAGTACAGGCGGCAAATGCTGCTGGAATGGTAAGTATAGGTATAGGAGAAAAAGATGTATTACATGAAGCAGATTATGTATTTGCAGACTTTAAAGAAATGAGTGAAGCATTTTTAGCTTCACTTATTGAAGCATAA
- a CDS encoding cell wall anchor protein, whose product MTAQVGINTTSPDPSAVLDIQSEVGGVLTPRMTSTQRLAISTPAQGLLVYDITLESFYYYESGWQRISINNSRVNYKLVKDASDLAEELAAGGGSTYLLNSNFLYEINGTIVLGAPINMNGAYIEGVDSSQDILVNGSGAALFQGEAGRIRNLTISGGGAPIFDITGSGSDLLVVNNSVFTGASSMGTLSSLGTVFFSIIQYVNNNNGFNVSDIDSFFMSNVFWTTSNTGTFATVSGTFNNFQIASGRIEADAGEVGVDVSANPIIVNEASLNGLSFVGAGTLVSRYTAGSYTDFSFTTDWNVNCSGIPTETDDQSTANFYSTSAITTGFTQTINTSSAVPIVGNGAFDNTELFRFRSNPANNRLIYEGKKVRNFQVNASLSIRVTNAGNDFYSFIIAKNGVVVDDSDALVLIENDTQIQSVSINTVVTMNSGDFIEIYAQRLTGTGSDTLVVFSENLTIR is encoded by the coding sequence ATGACAGCGCAAGTTGGAATCAATACCACTAGTCCTGATCCATCAGCGGTTCTTGATATACAATCTGAAGTAGGTGGAGTATTGACACCAAGAATGACTTCTACACAGAGATTAGCCATATCAACTCCAGCACAAGGATTGTTAGTTTACGATATTACTTTGGAATCTTTTTATTATTATGAAAGCGGATGGCAGAGAATAAGTATTAATAATTCTAGAGTAAATTATAAATTAGTTAAGGATGCATCAGATCTGGCAGAAGAGCTTGCTGCTGGTGGTGGTTCTACTTATTTATTAAATTCAAATTTTCTTTACGAAATTAATGGAACAATTGTTTTGGGTGCTCCTATAAATATGAATGGTGCCTATATTGAAGGAGTAGATTCTTCTCAGGATATATTGGTTAATGGTTCAGGGGCAGCACTTTTTCAAGGAGAAGCTGGTAGGATAAGAAATTTAACTATCTCTGGAGGAGGAGCTCCTATTTTTGATATTACAGGGTCGGGGTCTGATCTTTTGGTAGTGAATAACTCAGTCTTTACTGGTGCAAGCAGCATGGGTACACTTAGTTCATTAGGCACAGTGTTTTTTAGTATAATACAATACGTGAATAATAATAATGGATTTAATGTTTCTGATATAGACTCTTTCTTTATGAGCAATGTATTTTGGACGACTTCAAATACGGGAACATTTGCGACTGTTTCAGGAACCTTTAATAATTTTCAAATTGCAAGTGGTAGGATAGAGGCAGACGCGGGTGAGGTAGGAGTAGATGTTAGTGCTAACCCAATTATTGTTAATGAAGCTAGCTTGAATGGATTGAGTTTTGTAGGTGCCGGAACGTTGGTGTCAAGATACACTGCTGGGAGTTACACAGATTTTAGTTTTACTACAGATTGGAACGTAAACTGTTCTGGTATTCCCACAGAGACTGATGATCAATCTACAGCCAATTTTTATAGTACTTCGGCAATAACTACAGGGTTTACACAAACTATAAACACTAGTTCAGCGGTTCCAATTGTGGGTAATGGAGCTTTCGATAATACAGAATTATTTCGTTTTAGATCAAACCCGGCAAATAATAGATTAATTTACGAAGGGAAGAAAGTCAGGAATTTTCAAGTGAATGCATCTCTATCTATTCGTGTAACAAACGCTGGTAATGACTTCTATAGTTTTATTATTGCAAAAAATGGGGTGGTAGTTGATGACTCTGATGCATTGGTACTTATTGAAAATGATACACAAATACAATCTGTGTCAATAAACACGGTTGTTACTATGAACAGCGGAGACTTTATAGAAATATATGCTCAACGATTAACAGGAACTGGTTCAGATACGCTTGTTGTTTTTTCGGAGAATTTGACAATTCGATAA
- a CDS encoding glycoside hydrolase family 65 protein, producing the protein MHIDYITPNSWSIIEEGWNPDNVKSSESLMALGNGAMGQRANFEENYSGATFQGSYIGGVYYPDKTRVGWWKNGYPEYFAKVLNAPSWIGIKVTVNGESLDLHTCKEVKDFRRELDMKSGVLYRSFKATLQNDVEITVKSTRFLSMKMDEIGAINYEVTPINGDATISYEPYLDSGITNEDSNWDDKFWNTLEVSEDGDMAFITAHTMKTEFHVCTMMHNRFNIDGREVTLSRKRTNTTETYIGHVYETEISQGETFSIHKLGGYVSSLNHEQDNLVNAATTVFNEATTVGFDTLQQLQKESWAQTWEMSDITIDGDVKAQQGIRFNIFHLNQTYTGQDSRLNIGPKGFTGEKYGGSTYWDTEAYCIPFYMATKDQQVARQLLTYRYKQLDKAIENAEKLGFSGGAALYPMVTMNGEECHNEWEITFEEIHRNGSMVYAIYNYERYTGDTTYIPEMGLEVIIAVARFWRQRATFSKAKNAYVILGVTGPNEYENNVNNNWFTNYIAKWCMEFAFAKAELIRDTQKQDWSRISGKTHLSYDEMLSWKSTAEQMYFPYSEEHDVFLQQDGFLDKELITVADLPKSNRPINQKWSWDRILRSPYIKQADTLQGFYFFEDHFTQENLEKHFDFYEPFTLHESSLSPCVHAIQAAKLGRMNQAYEFYLRTSRLDLDDYNKEVEEGLHITSMAGTWQSVVEGFGGMRVKNDTLSFETKIPDAWEAYSFKVNFRGQILKVEVNKSETTFTLMSGEALDIIVNGNKETISA; encoded by the coding sequence ATGCATATAGATTATATCACACCAAATAGTTGGTCCATTATAGAAGAGGGATGGAACCCAGATAACGTAAAATCTTCAGAGAGTTTAATGGCACTGGGTAATGGAGCCATGGGACAACGCGCAAATTTTGAAGAAAATTATAGTGGAGCCACTTTTCAAGGAAGTTATATAGGAGGTGTATATTATCCAGATAAAACTCGTGTAGGCTGGTGGAAAAATGGATATCCAGAGTACTTTGCAAAGGTGCTCAATGCTCCTAGCTGGATAGGCATAAAAGTGACAGTAAATGGTGAGAGCCTAGATTTACATACGTGTAAAGAGGTGAAAGATTTCCGTCGCGAACTTGATATGAAAAGCGGTGTATTGTACAGAAGCTTTAAGGCGACCTTACAAAATGATGTAGAGATTACAGTAAAGTCTACTCGCTTTTTGAGCATGAAAATGGATGAAATAGGTGCTATTAACTACGAGGTAACACCTATTAATGGAGATGCCACAATAAGTTATGAGCCTTACTTGGATAGTGGTATCACTAATGAAGATTCTAATTGGGATGATAAGTTTTGGAACACGCTAGAGGTTTCAGAAGATGGTGATATGGCTTTTATTACGGCACATACCATGAAAACAGAGTTTCATGTGTGCACTATGATGCATAATAGATTTAATATAGATGGCAGGGAGGTTACGCTTTCGCGAAAGCGTACTAACACTACCGAAACATATATCGGTCATGTTTATGAGACGGAAATCTCTCAAGGAGAAACTTTTAGTATTCATAAATTAGGAGGATATGTAAGTAGCCTTAATCATGAACAAGATAATCTTGTAAACGCTGCTACGACCGTATTTAATGAGGCCACTACAGTTGGTTTTGATACTTTACAACAACTTCAAAAGGAGTCATGGGCACAAACTTGGGAAATGTCTGATATCACCATAGATGGTGATGTAAAGGCGCAACAAGGTATACGCTTTAATATCTTTCATCTCAATCAGACATACACGGGACAAGATAGCCGTCTTAATATAGGTCCTAAAGGATTTACTGGAGAGAAGTATGGAGGATCAACCTATTGGGATACGGAAGCGTATTGTATTCCATTTTACATGGCGACTAAGGATCAACAAGTGGCTAGGCAATTGCTTACCTATCGTTATAAGCAGCTGGATAAAGCTATTGAGAATGCAGAAAAGTTAGGCTTCTCGGGAGGTGCTGCATTATACCCTATGGTCACAATGAATGGGGAAGAGTGCCATAACGAGTGGGAGATTACCTTTGAGGAGATACACCGTAACGGCTCTATGGTATATGCTATTTATAACTATGAACGCTACACAGGCGATACTACTTATATTCCAGAAATGGGGCTAGAAGTGATCATAGCTGTAGCACGTTTCTGGAGACAGCGAGCTACTTTTTCTAAAGCTAAGAATGCCTATGTGATACTAGGAGTTACAGGGCCTAATGAATATGAAAATAACGTAAACAATAACTGGTTTACAAATTATATTGCAAAGTGGTGTATGGAGTTCGCTTTCGCGAAAGCTGAATTGATAAGAGATACTCAAAAGCAAGACTGGTCACGTATATCTGGTAAAACTCATCTGTCTTACGACGAGATGCTCTCTTGGAAATCTACAGCAGAACAGATGTATTTCCCATATTCTGAAGAGCATGACGTATTCTTACAACAAGATGGTTTCTTAGATAAAGAGTTAATCACCGTAGCAGATTTACCAAAATCCAACCGACCTATTAATCAAAAATGGTCTTGGGATCGCATCTTGCGTTCGCCTTACATTAAACAAGCAGATACACTACAAGGTTTTTACTTTTTTGAAGATCATTTTACTCAGGAAAATCTAGAAAAGCACTTTGATTTCTATGAGCCATTTACGTTACATGAAAGTTCGCTGTCGCCATGTGTACACGCTATACAGGCTGCTAAGCTAGGTAGGATGAATCAGGCATATGAATTCTACTTACGCACGTCAAGGCTTGATCTAGATGACTATAATAAAGAAGTAGAAGAAGGTTTACATATCACGAGTATGGCTGGAACCTGGCAGAGTGTGGTAGAAGGTTTTGGGGGAATGCGTGTGAAAAATGACACACTATCTTTTGAAACTAAAATTCCAGATGCATGGGAAGCTTATTCTTTCAAAGTAAACTTTAGAGGACAGATTCTCAAAGTTGAGGTAAACAAGAGTGAGACAACATTTACTCTTATGAGTGGAGAAGCACTAGATATTATTGTAAATGGTAATAAGGAAACAATAAGCGCATAA